The DNA region CCCTCAGGCTCTCCAGCTGCGCCTCCCTGACCATACctgcccccccactgcccctGATGGAGAGCAGGAGGGGCAAAGCCCTGCGGTGCTGCCAGACcccagggcagccctggccaTGGCCTATGGATGGAAGTCCCGCCGTGCAGAACCGGGGCACGgcctgctgcccccacccagctGTGTCCGAGTACAAATCTGCCTGCATTTCCTGTTGTGGCTGAAACTAGTCGCTTGGACCTGGATCTGTCAGCTCTCCCCTGGGTCCTGGGGGGCGGGTGAGAAGCCGCTGGGGATCTGCCTGAATAAAAATGAGACACCACGGAGGGCAGGAGTGTTCCCTCGAACCGCCCCACTTCGCCCCCATCCGGCTCCCAAGTCCGGGCAGCTCTGCCTGGATCGCATCAGGAGGAGCCCCTGCCCTTACCCAGGCCGATGCCCGCCCCCGCGTCCTTGCGTGGCAGTGACCTGGTCCTCAGACGGGGTCTGCTGCCCCCCAGCGGCCgcgagccccgccccgccccgccccgccgggccGCCAGGAGGCGCCGCAGAGACACAGGTGCCCCGCTTCCGGGCGAGGCCAGCGCCGGGCGGCGGAGGGGTAGCCGCCTCCCTGGATCTCGAGTCCCAGCGCACAGCCCCGGCGCCCGGGTGACGACGCGGGCGGCGCCCCGCGCCCTGCGACCTTCCCTTTGCAGCGGGTCGCGCGGCGGCGGTTGCTGGGCGACGCGGAGGGAGAGGCGCCCGCGGGAGGCTCGGGACCCCGGGGACCCCGTGGCCGGCCGGCCCCTCTCGCTGGCCATGGCGGTGGCGcccccgggcggggcggggggctcgCGCTGGACCTGGCGGCCGGTGGCCCGGGACGCGCTTCTGGCGCGGGCCTTCCATTCGTGCACCGAACTGCGGGGCCGGCTCTACCTGGtggggggcctgctggctgggggcgcGGCCGAGCCGAGCGCCGACACGGTGGTCCTGGACCTGGCGGGGGCCCCGGCCGTGCgggtgggggcgcggggcggcCCGAGGCGCAGCCACCACGATGCGGCGGCGCTGGGCGGGCGCTGGCTCTGCGCCGTGGGCGGCTGGGACGGGGCGCGCCGCCTGGCCGCAGTGGCCGCCCTGGACGCGGAGCGCGGAGAGTGGGAGGCGTGGACGGCGGCTCCCGGcagctgcccccctgccggcctcagCAGCCACACCTGCACGCGCCTCTCGGACCGAGAGCTGCGGGTGGCCGGCCGGGAGGGGGGGACGCGCACTCAGCGTCGCTATGGAAGCATCTACACGTTGCGGCTGGACCCCGGCGCCCGCACCTATTGGTATGGCCCCAGGCCCAAGTCCTGACCCTCCCCGggcagcctcctccccaggccgCTAGGAGGACCGAGCTCTGCCGACATgaccctccccctctgccccaggccccctccgACCTTTggcaaagggggtggggaaaaggCAGGACAGCTCTTAGTTTCCAGAAACCCCGACTCGCTGGCCCACCTGGCGCACATCCTCAGCTACAGGGAAGAAAGCTGCCGCTCGGCCTCCCGCTCCGGGCACTGCGCCGCCCTGCTCCCGACCCCTGGGCCCCGCCCCGGTCaccagctgctgctctttggaggCTGCGACTCAGCTGAGCCAGAAGTGGCCGGGCACTGGGGTCATGGGAAGATTCAGGTATGGCTCACACCCTCCTAAGGCGGAAGGCAGTTAGAACTGCGGCGCTCACACCCCTCCAGACAGACAGCCCTTCTTTCTCCCCGAGGAGGAAGCGCCTGCCGCCCCCCGTTTGACGGAGCAGCTAGCAAAGCTCGTGAGCAGTGGGCAAGGGTCCCGGCAGGGGCCTCGGGGCCTCCGGCATCATtcatgctcagtggttgggccCTTTGCTGTGCTCTTCGGTGGAGAAACTCTGACCAGAGCTAGAGACACCATCTGCAATGACCTCTACGTCTACGATACCCGTGAGAGCACATTTAAGGGCtggtgagggggaagggggaagacaGGAGAACCTGAAGAGCATAGAATGGGGTGGAGtgatggagggagaaggaagaatgaGTTGCCAACTTCAAGGAACACACAGAATATTAAATTTTGAAGAGGCCCAATAATCAagtgaggaggaaaaaaagaggagccTTAGCCCCTGGGTGACCAAGTGCTACCACCCCAATAACcgcttcccctgcctcccccacaggCAGGGCTCCTTCCCTGTGGTTCCACTTCCCCTGTGCAGACCGAGCGCTGAAACGCGTGGGCCATCGGACCTGCCTTTGCAATGACCAGCTGTACCTGGTTGGGGGTTTTGGGGAGGACGGCAGGACAGCCAGTCCACAAGTGTGCACCCTGGACCTCTTTCTCTAAAGAACGGTGCCAAGACACACTGCCATGCCGCTGTTTTATTGTAAACTCAAAGCATTATCGCCAGAGCTACCTGCCTCACGTCGAATGCTTATTAAATTTCCATCTAACAGTCAATGTTTGTCTCTGAATCTTTTGGGGTGAGGGCAGTAAGGAGACACAtctgccctggtcagtgtgctcaatggttagagtgttggtccaGCACACAAGGGTCGATTCCCGGTCTGGGatacatacttgggttgcagttTCGGTCCCGCCCCAGTTGGGTCAAgttagggaggcaaccaatccatgtctgtctctcctcctcccccgccccccttttcctttcactaagaaaaccaatgggaaaaaaatacccttaggtgagaattaacaaaaagcacaaaagaaGTAGAGACATCTTTGTATGCAAGGCAAAGGATAAAGCATGGGCCCTCCCGATACTGTGAGCCATTCGCCTGATGGGACCAAGGCCACCACCACATGCAAACCATCCCTCACGTGGGAAGAAAGCTTCAGGCTAGAGAGAAGCATTCTGactaaaacatttaattaacaaaaaatattataatagcaGAGAAAGTAACAACAATAACGAGAAATTAGAGTGGGAGTCAGGTAGGAAAAAATGCAAAAGCCTTGGTCCCTAGGAGACCAACACTCCGGCTGAGCTGGCCTTAGCCCCAGCTCCTTCTGCGTTTTCCTTGGCTGGCTTCTCGTCCTCGCCCATGAGCCGAATATTGTGCTTTTCCCGgaattcatttagttcttttcccTTTGCCTGAAGCTGCTGTGTCAGTGTCTCAATGATCTTCTGAATCTAGAAAGCAAGGGACAGACGTTACATAAGGactgccacccccaccctggtgTGGGGTAGGGAAGTGAAGACAACACGACACCTCCAACCTCGCCTTTAACCAGGTAGGAAAGTAGAGTCAGACACTAACATTACTCCttctcgccctggccggtttggctcagtggatggagcgtcagcctgtggactgaaaggtcccaggttcgattccggtcaagggcatgtacctgggttgcgggcacatccccattgggaggtgtgcaggaggcagctgatcgatgtttctctctcatcgatgtttctaactctatccctctccctttctctctgtaaaaaatcaataaaatagatatttaaaattactCCTTCTCAAACACGAGGTTTCATAAACCTAGTGTACACAAGGATCCCATGGACTGCTTTCCCCCCCTAATATAttactattgatttcagagaggaagagagatagaaacatcaatgatgagagggaatcattgattggctgcctcttgcactccccccaatggggacggagcccgcaacccaggcatgtgcccttgaccggaattgaacccaggacccttcagtccgcaggctgacgctctatcccctgagccaaaccggctaggatgactgcttatttttaaaatgccacttcATGGGCCCCAGCTCCAAAGGCTCTGAACCAGGACAGGGTCTGGGAAGCTGCATTTCAAATTAGTCCTCCAGGTGATCTGGACGCAGGTGTCCATGGAAACACTGCTGTCACCACCTCTTTTCCCCAAGTCAGCCAGGTCACAGAGCCCAGGATAGAGGCATACAGCCTCTTGTCTAGGAGTTGGACCTAGTGCAGCATAAAGAGCAGAGGCTAAGAGGCTACTCAGACTTCCTGCCACCTCTCCCCTAAtccctgccctcctcttcccTATCCCTTGGTTGCCCAGAGCTCTCCTCAGAGCCTCTAGCTCACCTGCTCCTTGTTGTTCTCCAAGGCAGGCAGCACCTCTTTGACAGTGCGCTCCACCAGCACCCCGCCGACCATGCGGAAGCACTTGCGGGTCTCATCTACCTCCTTCAGTGTATCAATCACTAGGCTGGGCAGGACAACAGACAGGGTCTCAGAATGCAGGCCCTGCTACTGCAGCCCTCCCTACAGAAACGTGCACCCAACTCCCAGCTGCCTCACCTGTGCTCATTCAACTCCATTTCCAGCTCCGCTGCCTTGGATGCTAGGCCCCGCTGTTCCTGCCGAAGGCGGTTGAAGCCAGCAATCACCTGAGGTGAGAGACATAGGAAGTGAGAGAGGAGGCAGTGAAAATGGCAGAGTCAAGACACAATAGATCATCACAGGCTTTACAAGATGCAGTGGGGGACACCTACCTCGGAAAAGGAGAAGACACATGTTTGCAATTTCTGAGGTCTGCCTAGAATTCCATCCACCCAACACTTACTGGTGCCTCCGTGTGGCACCTGCTGGCCCACCTTGCTGTAACAGCTGGTGAGGAGTTGCAACTGTAATATAGGGTGGGGTGTAAAGCTACTGGATCACCTACAGAGGAGTGCAGACTTGCAGGTAAAGGGGAGTCAGGAAAGGCATTGTAATGACTAGGTCCTGCCTGGGTCTGCCCAGCACCCCTCCCATTGGGGAACCGCCTCTCCTTAACACAGTGggttcttggggggaggggagagcactaATCACAGGGTCTTGCTCCCTGACCACAGGGCAGTGACCTGTCCTGTGCTAGTTTCTCCACGGAATTAGATTCTGGGTAGAGATGAACAGGTACAGAAGTTAGAGCTAAGACACCTTGTTGTCCTTTGTGTGAACTAGTTATCTGACCTTTCTTTTTGGTGTTCAATTTTGTGAACTACCCCACCGTTCTTCTAAAAGaatccttaaaacaaacaaaaaagcctggCCCCTGGGCTTAGTTGGTTCGAGTGTCACCCTGATGTGCCATggttgggtttgatccccactgggggcaagtacgggaggcaaccgatggacgcccccccccgccaatcaataaaaatatatccttgggtgaggataaatatGTGAAATACACATTTCTTCCCTTTCCATCTACACACACAAAACCATTAAGGAGGGGAAAGACCTCTCAAAGAATATACTCCAAAAGATTAAGAATAATTATCTCttaccctggccggtttggctcagtggatagagtgtcggcctgtggactgaagggtcccaggttcgattccggccaagggcacatgcccgggtttcgagctcgatccccagtagggacatgagggaggcagccaatcaatgattctctcttttttttttttttttaaaaaatatattttattgattttttacagagaggaagggagagggatagagagttagaaacatcgatgagagagaaacatcgatcagctgcctcctgcacacctcctactggggatgtgcccgcaaccaaggtacatgcccttgaccggaatcgaacccgggacctttcagtccgcaggccgacgctctatccactgagccaaaccggtttcg from Myotis daubentonii chromosome 18, mMyoDau2.1, whole genome shotgun sequence includes:
- the KLHDC9 gene encoding kelch domain-containing protein 9 isoform X2; protein product: MAVAPPGGAGGSRWTWRPVARDALLARAFHSCTELRGRLYLVGGLLAGGAAEPSADTVVLDLAGAPAVRVGARGGPRRSHHDAAALGGRWLCAVGGWDGARRLAAVAALDAERGEWEAWTAAPGSCPPAGLSSHTCTRLSDRELRVAGREGGTRTQRRYGSIYTLRLDPGARTYWPPPTFGKGGGEKAGQLLVSRNPDSLAHLAHILSYREESCRSASRSGHCAALLPTPGPRPGHQLLLFGGCDSAEPEVAGHWGHGKIQEEAPAAPRLTEQLAKLVSSGQGSRQGPRGLRHHSCSVVGPFAVLFGGETLTRARDTICNDLYVYDTRESTFKGWQGSFPVVPLPLCRPSAETRGPSDLPLQ
- the KLHDC9 gene encoding kelch domain-containing protein 9 isoform X5; translated protein: MAVAPPGGAGGSRWTWRPVARDALLARAFHSCTELRGRLYLVGGLLAGGAAEPSADTVVLDLAGAPAVRVGARGGPRRSHHDAAALGGRWLCAVGGWDGARRLAAVAALDAERGEWEAWTAAPGSCPPAGLSSHTCTRLSDRELRVAGREGGTRTQRRYGSIYTLRLDPGARTYCYREESCRSASRSGHCAALLPTPGPRPGHQLLLFGGCDSAEPEVAGHWGHGKIQTALLSPRGGSACRPPFDGAASKAREQWARVPAGASGPPASFMLSGWALCCALRWRNSDQS
- the KLHDC9 gene encoding kelch domain-containing protein 9 isoform X3, with product MAVAPPGGAGGSRWTWRPVARDALLARAFHSCTELRGRLYLVGGLLAGGAAEPSADTVVLDLAGAPAVRVGARGGPRRSHHDAAALGGRWLCAVGGWDGARRLAAVAALDAERGEWEAWTAAPGSCPPAGLSSHTCTRLSDRELRVAGREGGTRTQRRYGSIYTLRLDPGARTYWPPPTFGKGGGEKAGQLLVSRNPDSLAHLAHILSYREESCRSASRSGHCAALLPTPGPRPGHQLLLFGGCDSAEPEVAGHWGHGKIQEEAPAAPRLTEQLAKLVSSGQGSRQGPRGLRHHSCSVVGPFAVLFGGETLTRARDTICNDLYVYDTRRAPSLWFHFPCADRALKRVGHRTCLCNDQLYLVGGFGEDGRTASPQVCTLDLFL
- the KLHDC9 gene encoding kelch domain-containing protein 9 isoform X4; protein product: MAVAPPGGAGGSRWTWRPVARDALLARAFHSCTELRGRLYLVGGLLAGGAAEPSADTVVLDLAGAPAVRVGARGGPRRSHHDAAALGGRWLCAVGGWDGARRLAAVAALDAERGEWEAWTAAPGSCPPAGLSSHTCTRLSDRELRVAGREGGTRTQRRYGSIYTLRLDPGARTYCYREESCRSASRSGHCAALLPTPGPRPGHQLLLFGGCDSAEPEVAGHWGHGKIQEEAPAAPRLTEQLAKLVSSGQGSRQGPRGLRHHSCSVVGPFAVLFGGETLTRARDTICNDLYVYDTRRAPSLWFHFPCADRALKRVGHRTCLCNDQLYLVGGFGEDGRTASPQVCTLDLFL
- the KLHDC9 gene encoding kelch domain-containing protein 9 isoform X1, with amino-acid sequence MAVAPPGGAGGSRWTWRPVARDALLARAFHSCTELRGRLYLVGGLLAGGAAEPSADTVVLDLAGAPAVRVGARGGPRRSHHDAAALGGRWLCAVGGWDGARRLAAVAALDAERGEWEAWTAAPGSCPPAGLSSHTCTRLSDRELRVAGREGGTRTQRRYGSIYTLRLDPGARTYWPPPTFGKGGGEKAGQLLVSRNPDSLAHLAHILSYREESCRSASRSGHCAALLPTPGPRPGHQLLLFGGCDSAEPEVAGHWGHGKIQEAPAAPRLTEQLAKLVSSGQGSRQGPRGLRHHSCSVVGPFAVLFGGETLTRARDTICNDLYVYDTRRAPSLWFHFPCADRALKRVGHRTCLCNDQLYLVGGFGEDGRTASPQVCTLDLFL
- the PFDN2 gene encoding prefoldin subunit 2 produces the protein MAESSGRLGKGSGSGTGKGAVSADQVIAGFNRLRQEQRGLASKAAELEMELNEHSLVIDTLKEVDETRKCFRMVGGVLVERTVKEVLPALENNKEQIQKIIETLTQQLQAKGKELNEFREKHNIRLMGEDEKPAKENAEGAGAKASSAGVLVS